The Nitrospira sp. KM1 genome includes a window with the following:
- a CDS encoding Gfo/Idh/MocA family protein, with amino-acid sequence MKAGVIGVGHLGQHHARLYASLPGAQLIGVTDQSPERANAIAGRHGTRVFPSVEALVREVDLVSVAVPTSSHHAVAKTCLEAGVHVLVEKPIAVTSAEAQELVQLAGRKNLRLQVGHSEQFNPVMQVIRPHIIRPVFIECHRLSSFSERGTDVDVVLDLMIHDLDMVLSFQPGPVEDVQAAGVPVLSSTIDIANARIQFKSGCVANLTASRVSTNKMRRLRLFQRDNYVSIDFQARQGMVCRRDAKQGEKPAITFEQLQGGEEEPLKLQLEAFLQAVSEGTRPVVSGEDGLAALDLAHQVLRAIEMFARRHHTSDDAGTPGVGDTSR; translated from the coding sequence ATGAAAGCAGGCGTGATTGGCGTGGGTCACCTCGGTCAACATCACGCACGCCTGTATGCGTCGTTGCCCGGCGCGCAACTGATCGGCGTCACCGATCAATCACCCGAGCGGGCGAACGCCATCGCCGGCCGACATGGAACCCGCGTGTTCCCGTCGGTTGAGGCACTGGTCCGGGAGGTTGACCTCGTCAGTGTCGCCGTGCCGACTTCGTCCCATCACGCCGTCGCCAAAACCTGTCTCGAAGCCGGCGTCCACGTTTTGGTTGAGAAACCCATTGCCGTGACCTCAGCCGAGGCGCAGGAACTGGTGCAACTCGCCGGCCGCAAGAACCTTCGCCTTCAGGTAGGTCATAGCGAACAGTTCAATCCGGTCATGCAGGTCATCAGGCCGCACATCATCCGGCCGGTCTTTATCGAGTGCCACCGGCTGAGCAGCTTCAGCGAGCGGGGGACGGATGTAGACGTCGTCCTCGATCTGATGATTCATGATCTGGACATGGTGTTGTCCTTCCAGCCTGGACCCGTGGAAGACGTGCAGGCGGCGGGCGTTCCGGTGCTGTCTTCCACCATTGATATCGCGAACGCCCGTATCCAGTTCAAGAGCGGGTGCGTGGCGAATTTGACCGCCAGCCGGGTGTCGACCAATAAAATGCGGAGGCTGCGACTGTTCCAGCGCGACAATTATGTGTCCATCGATTTTCAAGCGCGACAGGGCATGGTGTGCCGTCGCGATGCCAAACAGGGTGAGAAACCGGCCATTACCTTCGAGCAGCTGCAGGGAGGCGAGGAGGAGCCGCTGAAGCTCCAGCTCGAGGCGTTTCTGCAGGCCGTGTCGGAGGGCACAAGGCCGGTCGTGTCCGGGGAGGACGGGTTGGCGGCGCTGGATCTGGCGCATCAGGTCCTGCGAGCGATTGAAATGTTCGCACGGCGGCATCACACCTCCGACGACGCCGGCACGCCCGGCGTTGGAGACACATCCCGTTGA
- the lpxB gene encoding lipid-A-disaccharide synthase codes for MPRILIVTGEASGDLHGANLARAILSLDPATELVGIGGTGMRDAGVKLIPGIPQLDVMGLIGLSAVRSVVRRIRAIRRVLKSESWDLVVLIDNPGLNFHFARVAKAAGLRVLYYIAPQVWAWRPRRMKWIQRRVDHVVVILPFEEELYRQAGVRCTFVGHPLLDAVAPSYDRAELMRRFELAPEGPVVGLLPGSRAAEVKMLMPVLLQAAAKLAAADPRTQFIVARASSIDDALIHSLVDSSPVPVRIVREQASEVMAASDALLIASGTATLQAAVVGTPMVLLYKTTPVTYQLARRLIRVKWIGLVNLVAGRTIVPEYIQHDATPDRLSAEIRRLLTDRRACSEMKAGLREVRESLGIPGASHRAAKVVLAECRA; via the coding sequence ATGCCACGCATCCTTATTGTGACCGGCGAAGCATCGGGCGATCTTCATGGAGCCAATCTGGCTCGAGCGATTCTCTCATTGGATCCTGCCACGGAATTAGTCGGCATTGGCGGCACCGGAATGCGTGACGCCGGCGTCAAATTGATCCCCGGCATTCCGCAGCTCGATGTGATGGGACTGATCGGACTATCGGCCGTTCGAAGCGTGGTCCGCCGCATCAGAGCGATCCGGAGGGTGTTGAAATCCGAATCCTGGGACCTGGTCGTTCTCATCGACAATCCCGGGCTGAACTTTCATTTTGCGCGTGTGGCCAAAGCCGCCGGCCTGAGGGTGCTCTATTACATCGCGCCACAAGTGTGGGCGTGGAGGCCGCGCCGCATGAAGTGGATCCAGCGAAGAGTGGACCATGTCGTGGTGATTCTGCCGTTCGAGGAAGAACTCTATCGGCAAGCGGGTGTGCGGTGCACCTTTGTCGGCCATCCGCTTCTCGACGCCGTGGCGCCGAGCTACGATCGGGCCGAGCTCATGCGGCGCTTCGAATTGGCTCCTGAGGGACCGGTGGTAGGCCTGTTGCCGGGCAGCCGGGCCGCCGAAGTCAAAATGTTGATGCCGGTCCTGTTGCAAGCTGCGGCGAAACTCGCTGCAGCCGACCCGCGGACTCAATTCATCGTGGCCAGGGCCTCATCGATTGACGACGCGCTCATCCATTCGCTCGTTGACAGCAGCCCCGTTCCGGTTCGTATTGTCCGCGAGCAGGCGAGCGAGGTCATGGCGGCATCGGATGCCCTCCTGATCGCGTCCGGGACCGCGACATTGCAGGCCGCCGTCGTCGGGACTCCGATGGTCCTGTTGTATAAAACCACGCCGGTGACCTACCAATTGGCCCGCAGGCTCATCCGAGTGAAATGGATCGGTCTCGTCAACCTCGTTGCCGGCCGCACCATTGTGCCGGAATATATCCAGCACGATGCGACACCCGATCGATTGAGCGCCGAGATCCGCCGTCTCTTGACCGATAGACGCGCATGTAGTGAGATGAAGGCCGGCCTCCGCGAGGTCCGCGAGTCTCTTGGGATCCCGGGAGCATCGCATCGCGCAGCCAAGGTGGTGCTGGCAGAATGTCGGGCCTAG
- a CDS encoding LpxI family protein, which produces MSQAPQVAGGERLGLIAGNGRFPIIFADNARKLGYQISAVAHDGETDPELTDHVERIHWIKIGQLNKLIKAFKEDGVRKAVMLGGIKKTHVFTTVRPDFRALALATRLALWKDDDILREIAGELERDGITICESTFGLEGILAEEGTLSRREPSQKEWEDIRYGWDVAQEIGRLDIGQCVVIKDRVVVAVEAVEGTDDAIRRGGQLAKDGAVVVKRSKPQQDLRFDLPAIGPRTIEVMASVKAAVLAVEAGRTVLIDREQTLETARSAGIAIVGLVKPEPSGGPPNQ; this is translated from the coding sequence GTGTCCCAGGCGCCGCAAGTGGCCGGAGGGGAACGGCTCGGGTTGATCGCCGGCAACGGACGTTTCCCCATCATTTTTGCCGACAACGCGCGCAAGCTTGGATATCAGATTTCGGCCGTGGCACACGACGGAGAAACAGACCCCGAACTCACGGATCACGTCGAACGTATCCATTGGATCAAAATCGGGCAGCTGAACAAGCTCATCAAAGCCTTCAAGGAGGATGGCGTCCGGAAGGCGGTGATGCTGGGCGGTATCAAGAAAACCCATGTGTTCACCACGGTGCGGCCTGACTTCCGTGCCCTCGCCCTGGCCACCAGACTCGCGCTGTGGAAAGACGACGATATTCTCCGTGAAATTGCCGGCGAATTGGAGCGCGACGGGATCACGATTTGTGAATCGACATTCGGCCTTGAAGGCATCCTCGCAGAGGAAGGAACCCTGTCCCGCCGTGAGCCCAGTCAGAAGGAGTGGGAAGATATCCGTTATGGATGGGATGTCGCTCAGGAGATCGGCCGCCTCGACATCGGGCAATGCGTCGTCATCAAGGATCGGGTCGTCGTTGCCGTTGAGGCGGTCGAGGGCACGGATGATGCGATCAGGCGTGGCGGCCAGCTGGCGAAGGACGGCGCGGTCGTGGTGAAACGGAGCAAACCTCAACAGGATTTGCGCTTCGACCTTCCTGCCATCGGACCTCGTACCATTGAGGTGATGGCGTCGGTCAAGGCGGCTGTGCTGGCGGTCGAGGCGGGACGGACCGTTCTCATTGATCGCGAGCAGACGTTGGAAACAGCCCGGTCGGCAGGAATCGCGATCGTCGGACTCGTCAAACCCGAACCATCCGGAGGACCCCCAAACCAGTGA